Proteins encoded by one window of Arachis ipaensis cultivar K30076 chromosome B04, Araip1.1, whole genome shotgun sequence:
- the LOC110270709 gene encoding uncharacterized protein LOC110270709: MTKTHGCCGCFLYAGIPCVHACAVLSRVNKPPEDFCHRLLTMESYRETYNYHINPIPGQPLWEHAEECNRPHAPKIKRKPGKLQMKRRMDADEKGGGGSKKSKVDSKPQSNNGDNVHLKRQLGPFTCSFCGDKGHTKRGCKKKRACDAAAAATVAAAAAEANKKKKNEGGAPASEQQLQQPQDDGNQRDGKDNSLVQSTEIGQATSNAQPVEIDISQPTASDVEDSQKDHGIKRPSKLSPRRRSSPLATSVPVNPMQGASSGTATRLVNYMKFIPTPGFKAPRKKN; the protein is encoded by the exons ATGACTAAAACCCATGGTTGTTGTGGCTGTTTTTTGTATGCAGGTATTCCTTGTGTGCATGCATGTGCTGTACTGTCTCGGGTTAACAAGCCACCAGAAGACTTTTGTCACCGCTTGCTAACAATGGAGTCATACAGGGAAACATATAATTATCATATTAATCCAATTCCTGGACAACCATTATGGGAGCATGCAGAAGAATGTAACAGGCCACATGCACCAAAAATAAAGAGGAAACCTGGAAAACTACAGATGAAAAGACGGATGGATGCTGATGAGAAGGGTGGTGGAGGATCTAAAAAGTCTAAAGTTGATTCCAAGCCTCAGAGTAACAATGGAGATAATGTTCATCTAAAGAGACAGTTGGGCCCCTTTACTTGCAGTTTTTGTGGTGATAAAGGACATACAAAGAGAGGTTGTAAGAAGAAGAGAGCTTGTGATGCTGCTGCAGCTGCTAcagttgctgctgctgctgctgaggctaataagaagaagaaaaatgaaggagGTGCCCCTGCATCTGAGCAGCAACTTCAGCAGCCTCAAGATGATGGTAACCAACGTGATGGAAAAGATAATTCTCTTGTGCAGTCTACTGAGATTGGCCAAGCCACTTCTAATGCACAACCTGTAGAGATAGATATATCTCAGCCAACTGCTTCTGATGTAGAAGATTCTCAAAAG GATCATGGAATAAAAAGGCCTTCAAAATTATCACCAAGGAGAAGATCCTCTCCACTAGCAACTTCTGTTCCAGTGAATCCCATGCAGGGTGCTAGTTCAGGAACTGCAACAAGACTTGTCAATTACATGAAGTTCATCCCAACTCCAGGATTTAAGGCTCCaagaaagaagaattga